tttattgttgatttTCTTATAGAACATGTAATTTGGTAGAATTGTTTCTACAGCGTCCAAACTTTAAGACGCATAGAGTGATCTTGTGCGTGTGCTATTATTTACCTGGTCTTGAGCAAATATTTTAGCAGTCCACCCACCTGTTGGCTGATCCTACACCCTTCAAGGTGAGATGAAGGCCTTGCACTTGAAATGTGCCACCTAAATGTAAAACAACAGAAGTACAATCCTAAAGATCCCCTTGTGTCCACAGCTGTATAAATATCATCCTGAAACTTAATGTTTTACGTGTAAAAAATCAACTGTGTAAACTTGTTCCAAGCATGTGCTGTTGAAGTATAATGGTATTGATGCtacctttaaaaaatataattccTTAAATTGCACCATGAGGACATAGTATTGGAGAGATCTTTCTATGGTCTTAATGTGTCTCAATATGCTATAGCCATGAACCAGGACCGCCCACGTTATGTGATTGACAGGCCGGCATATAACCTCCCAGACTTTGACAGAGAGTTTGACAAGAAGAGTCGACAATTCCCCGTTGGAGAGAAAGTGAAGAAACTCTTCAGGTACAGAATTGCAATCTCGCCGCACAGTCAACATGAACTACAAGTCTTCCCATCACGCAAACTCTACCTTTGACAAGCTTTGTGCTCAAACAGTGGAGAGCCCTGTAGCTATAAAGTTTAGTTGCGCTGCAACCAGAGAATCCGAGCTCTTCAAAGAGTTTCCcttgtttgtttctgtcagaTGCTCTGTGCTGAGACTCAAGGGCTTGTTATTCCGACATCTGCCTGTACTGAGCTGGCTGCCCAAGTACAAAGTGAAAGACAACCTGCTGTGTGATGTCATCAGCGGGGTCAGCGCCAGCACCATTCAGGTTCCCCAGGGTCAGTCAATACTCTCTCTGATGCCTCTGTCTAATACCCACTGACTGAAGCTAGTTGCAGTGACGTTGGCTCCAGTACATAACATTGTGTTTGGATTTTTCTTGTTGATTTACGTGACAGTTATAAAAAAGGTTCCTGTTCTTTCCAGGCATGGCATTTGCCCTCCTGGCAAGCCTCCCTCCTGTCAATGGTCTCTATTCCTCTTTCTTCCCTCTCATCCCGTATTTCTTCATGGGCACTGCTCACCAGATGGTCCCAGGTAAATTAGATTGATTTATCTACAGCGGTTTCATATGATGACAGTGATAAGTTGCCGGAGCTGCGCAGTGCAGATCAGCTGCGCTCGGCCTGACTGCCCAGTTTGTAGTAtggcaaagaaaataaatgtgacacACTGCTTTTTTTGTCTAGGTACGTTTGCTGTCCTCAGCATTATGGTGGGAATCGTATGTCTTAGGCTGGCGCCAGAGTCAGACTTCAGTCATTTCAATGCCACACTTAATTCTACAATAGTGGACACAGACCAGATGAATGAGGTTCGTCTGGGAATATCTGGAACCCTGGCCTGTCTCACTGCAATTATACAGGTACTCGTCTAAAATCAAAGTCAGTTAAAGCTTAGTGAAGTTTGAAAGACGTGAGGTATAGTTTAATGTAGACGTGACACATTGAGAACTACTTATGTGTGTGCAGATTGGCCTTGGTTTCATGCAGTTTGGGTTTGTAGCCATCTATCTGTCGGAATCCTTCGTCAGGGGCTTCATGACTGCTGCAGGACTGCAGATCCTCATCTCAGTGCTCAAGTACATCTTTGGCATCCAAATGCCACCTTATAGTGGTCCGCTGGCCGTTATATATGTAAGTGATTCCCCATATAGTTGTCAAAGAACATCAAAATACTTTGGTAGTATGATTTGTCATTAAAAGATGTaatttacattttctgtcaCAGACTCTCGTAGATATTATACGTAGCCTTCCTGATACCAACATAGCGTCGTTGGTATTTGCTCTGGTCAGCAGCATAGTTCTGATTGTAGTGAAGGAGCTGAGTGCACGCTACCGCCACAAGCTGCCCTTTCCCATTCCTATGGAGATCATAATTGTAAGTAGTTTATAGTTGTCATTTCCCCGAGGACACAAAAGTGcctattttaatttttgtttaatttcatgAAGCTGTTGCACAGATCTCTTTAGTAGATTTGTGACATAATTATATACAATATCAGGACTAAAGTGAGGATTGATTCCTATTCTCCACAGGTGGTGGTGGCGACAGCCATCTCAGGCCCTCTGCATCTTCCTGAGATCTACCACATGGACATAGTGGGAGAAATACCTTTGGGGTAAAGCATACATCACCATACCTTGTAGGGCTGCAAAATATatcgtttttaaaaaaaaaaaaaaaaatcattatcgtgatatcaactggcacaataaacacatcgcaaaaggctgcgacatatcgcaaaaACCACACAacagattttgtttgttttagttgaaagaaaatatcagtagaaaactgcactttataatgtaactgtcattcttttttttagtgctgccttttaaaatacaattcaatattcaatttgttcaataaaagaatgttgaaaatatgtcctttcatttgttttagattcaacaagcaatttgttgtattttagcagaatactgaaagcagcctaactgagtacactttaatatctgtttatttaccaTTTATTATAAGTAATAACATTATTGTGATTCTCAccgttattgcatattttcctcatatcgtgcagccctaatacttTTAATCAATGGTAGTTTCATTAATTCAAATTACTCATGCAATTTAGATTTACTTCTTTCACTCTTTTCCAGATTCCCAGCCCCCATCCTGCCAACAGTGAATCAGTGGGAAGACATGTTGAGCACAGCTTTCTCCCTGGCAATCGTGGGGTATGTCATTAACCTGGCAATGGGCAGGACACTGGCTGCCAAGCATGGCTACGACGTGGATCCCAACCAGGTAACAGCATATCTTTTACTAGTTCAAAATGTGCATTTCATTCAATTTAGTAAATACAACATGCATGTTCTTGCGCAGGAAATGTTGGCTCTTGGCTGCAGCAATTTCCTCGGGTCCTTCTTTAAGATCCATGTGATCTGCTGTGCCCTGTCGGTAACCCTGGCGGTAGACAATGCTGGTGGAACATCACAGGTGAGTGCTGCGTCACCGCTCCCACGTACTGTAACTGTAATTGAGCTCAAGTAGTGTGTGGGTTATTCAtcaaaggcagggttggtaatgttgaaaagctagcaagatctCAAAGTAGTATCTCCTCGGGGCTCCGTCTAACCCCTGCCCTCATGGCTCCGTCCACACACGTTGCTGCTTCAGAGCAGAACGGAAAAAGGATCGCAATTTTAACAAACACCTAATGCTATCATAACGAATGTTTAAAACCAACATGACTACTGTTAGTAATGCGGCTACGACGCGCAGTGAGCTTAGGCTCGTACacgggaggggtagagtacgcGCAGCGTAGCAgagaggcatttcattggttatTTCCAAGCGGACCGCGAGGCAGTGGTTGGTGAGCGTTGTTACAGGatcacagcagctgcagatgacAGATTTTTTTCGCTCCTTTTTCAGATCCCATAAGTTATTTTTAGCTGtcggggtgtaaagaccatttcaaaacaatatataaaaaatgggATATTGGAAATAGtgaccaaccctgcctttaagtgcaatttcataaaaaaaatatgtagtaTGTACAACTAATTACTGCACCTCTGTTGCTGCCCTCTAATAGTTTGCCAGTCTATGTGTGATGCTGGTTGTTATGGTTACCATGCTGGCATTGGGAGCCTTCCTGAAACCACTTCCAAAAGTAGGTGGACAAAGGACTGATACTTGAAAAAGTAGACAAAAAGTTGAAGTAGCGGTATGAGAAACATCTAGGCATGATCAGTGACCTATGTAATCTTGGTTTCCCCAGTCAGTGCTTGGAGCCTTGATTGCAGTCAACCTGAAGAACACGCTCCTACAGCTCTCTGATCCCTATTACTTATGGAAGAAGAGCAAATTGGACTGTGTAAGTCAAAGCCTTGTCTGCAACATTGCAGCACAATgtgatgtatgtttttttctctctatatTTTATCTTATTCTATTGTTCTTTCTCTTCCAGTGTGTGTGGGTTGTGTCATTCTTGGCCACATTCTTTCTCAGCTTGCCTTATGGAGTTGCTATCGGAGTGGGCTTTTCCATCCTGGTAGTGATATTCAAGACACAGTTGTGAGTAAACGCTCTATATTTTTTAACCAAAATTAAGAAAATGCAACAAAGTGTAAATGTTTCTTAATATGTTGCTCATTTTAATAATGTGTTCCTCATAGTCGCAATGGTTCAGCAATGGTTCAAATTATGGATACAGATATCTACAAAAATCCAAAGGTGTACAGTAAGGTATGacgtatttgtgtgtattttagttTTACACGTAATGTAAGAGGAATTGCATCTCATTTGTTCGTCACAACTCCACAGGTCGTGTCAATAACTGGTGTGAAAATAGTGAACTATTGCTCACCACTCTATTTTGCAAATGCTGAAATATTTCGCCAGAGAGTCATCAAAAAGGTACAGTGAAAAAATGACCTATTTTGCTATCATTCAAGATCAGAATGATGTGGCATATTGGTGTTTACTTAGGCATGTTTGTGTCTAGACTGGGCTGGACCCTGGTAAACTTATCCTGGCCAGACGGAAGTTcttagagaaagaacagaaacaaaaaacgaaagaagagaagaaggagaATGAGACAAGAAAGAGGAAACCCAGCTCTTTGGCGAACATGAAGGTGGGGATTTTTGACCTAGAAGCTACCAGCCAGAAACACAAAGCTTTTTATGGGTCATGATTCTATTGTCAGTATTTCCCATTAGGTTAAACTTTACAAAGATTTTCTGAAAATACAACCTGTGACCTTTTCTGTGCACCTGGCTCTTATGTATTTCCTCTGAATCTAGACCATATCTCAGCTTGAACTGCAAATAGACTTTGAGATGAACGATGGCAGTGCCAGCAAACCTGAACCTCCCACCAGCTATGTCAACTTCCACTCTAGTGACATTGAGCTGGGCGAGCAGGCGCCTGACCAAGAGCCACCCAGCCCCACACTGGTGTCCCAGCCCATGCCCTTCCACACCCTCATCCTCGACTTGGCAGGGGTCTGCTTCATAGACCTAATGGGCATCAAAGTATTGATAAAGGTATAAGCTTGTTTGCAATAATAGATTCACTCTTAAAACGAATAATTCTATATTAAACCTTCTTATGTTCACTTTTTTGGTGCATTCAGTATATAGTATGGCACCCCTAAAAGCTTTATTAAGAAGCAATTTTTCAGGGTTCATCCAAAAGAACCTTTGAGGTTCTTGCATGAAAAGGCTCTTTTAGATCACAGAAAAGGTTTCTATTTAATTAAATGATAatagtaacaacaacaacattaactagaagggcactcggagagcgCAGAACTCCGCCAAGGCCGCACtttatctcgcaatgttaacaaaagtgtTTGTGTATCCACCCTGTGATTTGGATCCGCTTTTAAATGTATTGGCCCATGCAACACCcatctagcctggctctgccctcctacgtagttccactcaattttcattttccttcagtacttcgtctgggttcgcggtatattcttgggttttctccggccaaatatttggcggtccaatcagcgaacagagggagtggctgagaacgatgacgttaggacgtgcgctagaaagatgcgagcgaagccattcggtccgttgtggcaacgctgccgaatatccagaagttaaagcccaagcaagaacaatctttgctgagttttgttggtggccatgatgttgtggccctcctccccacggggttcgggaaaagttagattttccagctcgctccgttagtggtgaaggagttggctaaggctaacgctagcgatgctaatgcagctggtaaatataagccgatagttgtcggtctcccctcttgttgcacatgcgcatgacatacctcacaaccaaacgttagcgattggttatggcagatccagagtggctctgggcagatccaatagttttaaacttcaacagagtacccgccttcagggaagttaacacttgtcaatggagagtggccagactctctgtacaaattaaatttgccagagtctggtaggaccaggctaacacctatccaccaagtttcatacaaatcaggccagtagttttttttgtaatcctgctgacaaactGAACTGTGAGAATAACCCTGGCGTTCCTTACTGAACCTTTTCATGAGAatgtttaaagcaacactagagaacttttcccgcttcggtccccctacaggttggaagcggaattgtccattacattacattatgcaagtttgccagatcgggtagcggatctgtagtttgaatgaactggacaattccgcttccaacctgtagggggaccaaagcgggaaaagttctctagtgttgctttaagtatgGAAGTATTCAATCAGAGTTATTCCAACATGTCCATGTCTTGTGTCCTTTATTTCCCATACAGATGAACTCAAGCTACACAATGCTGGGCATTAAGCTGTACCTGGCTAATGTTCAAGGTAAGATCTTAAATGACTTAAGTGCATTTCACACTTGTTGGCTATAATGAACAGTGCATGAATACAGAGACCTAGTTATTCCTTCAACTTTAAGTCCATAAGGTCTGTGAAGGACACTGGTAGAATGAGAGTACAATTGTAAGTCAGAGATTAAATGTCTAAACACTCGTCATAGGGCACATGGGCTTTCCATTTCCTTGCGAGATAAAGATATAATGGTGATCCACAGTAATTTGTTGGGATTGATAAcctttaaagggatactttgctgattttcattctAGTGCATAGCAAGCCCAGTTTTATGAAAAGACCCTCTTTCCACTTTAAGCATGGCACTTTTTTTTGGCCAATAGTGTAGccattttatttcactttaaaTAGCACATGAAAGTCCTTGTGTGATGTTTTTTGTCTTGTGGCCTGCAGCCCCGGTGTATGAAGAACTGGAGAATGGAGGAGCTTTTGATGATGGCAATATTGCCCGCAGTAATCTCTTCCTTTCTGTCCACGATGCCATTGTGTTTGCTCAGCAGACCACTGAAGAGAGGCGAGTCTCCCCAAAGGTAGGCCCCCCCACTGTACAAAATAACCTTATCATACAAATCCTTTTCATAACATCACATACAAACACCTGCTGTTCAAAGGTTCTAAGGTTAGTGGTATAAGGagagatttattttctaagtacCAAATTCCTCTTTCAGCACAGCTTTTGTCACCTTATCTGGTTCAACAAGGGTAAACAGTAATATCACACAGGTTTTTGTGACACATTAAGTGCCACAGCAAACAAAGTTGTAAGTTACACCAAGGTCACGCTGCATATTGTAGCTGCGTGCCTGATTTTGTCTTCGCTTTACCGCCTGGTAGGCATAGGCAACTTTTGAAGCATCTGACAGGACATACACTACactttattattaataataataatctttatttatagagcacttttcaaaatccatgttacaaagtgcttcacgaaacagcaaaataaaccagaacagtcataaaaacatcagGTTTTTCAATTGACAAAACCAGTTGGTGTATAAAACCTGTACAATGTAGGTAAGAAtaagaaaacatatttttaaaagaaataaaagacaggATGAGCTTCAAATAATTAATATGGATAACAATGTTGCAATTGATTCACGATTCATTAAGGGAGGTTATTTATGTGCTGCCAGTCTCAACTGTCAAAACCCCTGATGCTCAGAAGGACTTAAAGTGCCCATCttcagattcataattgtatttagaggttatatcagaataggtttatatggtttaatattcaaaaaaacaccatatatttgttgtactgcacattgctgcagctcctcttttcaccctgtgtgttgagctctctgttttagctacagagtgagacatcacacttctatcgcatctttgttgggagtcgcacatgcgcagtagctaggaaaggactactagctagaagctagcgctgctagcagttagccacctcgttctcaatggcaaaacactgctagagcactatagaactacttacatgtccctcgtcttcaggtattccacgcaaagttggaagtgcgccctcgtttagaagaagtctcccggctaatcctgccttgtactgaccgaagttggaaaaacagattcagattcagattcagataactttattaatccccgaaggggcaattcagttttacagccAACCCATCCATTAAAGGTTAAACTAACTTAAAAAGTGCATTAAAAAGTGCATTAGCACGCAATctatataatgtaatgttataaaataataaattaaaaaataaacaacaaacaatagacaataaataaatagtactGCAGCAGGCATACATCCCCCTGTATACAGAAGCTTCTCTCTTCCGTAACatccacacatttacacatgacccaatcattacacacacacacacccaccaacccacccacccacacacacacacacacacacacacacacacacacacacacacacacacacacacacacacacactcacactcacacacacctgccAGTGACGGAACAGAGCAACGGAGTGCAAGAAAAAGTTTTGTTATAGTTATCTGTTTTCATTTAACAGTCTTGTATGCTGTTCATTTAACAGTCTTATAGCAGAGGGAATGAATGAGTTGGCATAGCGGTTAGTTTTCCGTATTGGCACATAGTACCGCTGACCTGACTGCATGATAACAAATCCATTACTGAGTACATGATCTGGTTGGCACAGTATTCTGCCTGCTTTCTGGACAACTCGTGTGTtccagagagaacagagatcTTTTAACTGGGTACCAGTAATTTTTGAGCATACCATAACAATGTTGTTCAagctctttttgtcttttacgGTTAGTCCATTAAACCAAcatataaaagaaaatgttaatagGCTCTCAATGAAAGCTTGATAAAATGTGCATAAAATTCTTTTACAGACCCCAAAAGAGTTAAGCTTCCTCCGTAGGTATATTCTTTGGTTTGCTCGCTTAATGATACTATCGGTGTTCTCACTGAATTTCAGTTGTGAGTCAAACACTGTGCCTAAGTACCTATATGTTTGGTCTATTTGAACATTTTCATTGTGTATTACACCCAGTTTTGGTTCATCACGATGCCTTCAAAAGTCTAGTTTTTTAAttcagctagctgatgtggtattagctaaggtggttagcacacaccaaatgtttcggccaaTGACGTAAACGGCCCTGCTGATTTTGAcgagctcacccggagactgaaggcaggatacattcagaaacccttATCTCACTCAAAAttgcatggatgtttttttttccaagtttgtatgcgtgtggaagcaccagagacacaaaataacactatTTCACAAGATCACTACAAATTGTAAACATTAATGTAACCCTTGAGTATGTGATAACTTTAAAGACCACTTTAGAGTTATTTTAGCTAAAGCTTGCCTCTAACATCCATATGTATTCTACTACCgacataattttttttgtttttgtttgctttcaTGCCTGTTTGACTTTAAATATGTACATTCACTTTGTTGGCTGCAGGCAGAGAGAGCAAGACAGGAACTTGCCTTTAACATTAATGAGAAGAAGGATCTGGAGCAGGTATGCACTTGCTCGCCTATACAAAAGCATACAAGCATGATACAAAATGACAAACTCGCCTACCTCACCATGAAACCATTACTCTATATCTAAGAGTAGTTTTACTTTTACAGGAAATGTTTTGAGCACTGATCCCTGCAGTGAAGACGAGCGGGAGAAACATGCCGAAGATACTAACTGTAAACTTTCAATGTCACTGTAATTTATTGAAATGTATTGTTGCCAAAAATACTTTCTGTGCTTGATCTCGTATTTCTTTGCTGGGTataaataatctaaataaaatgtttaactttGTGGATGGGCCCAGTAATCAGTACTTGACTCCACTGACAGGGGGTGGTACATACCAGCACAAGTGAGCTCTGAGCAGATAATGAGGGGAACTGTGAGGCTCAGTTCGCCCACCTCTCACAGTAACTGTGGAGGGAACCTGCTGACTGTGCAGTCATACCGAAGTGCTCCTGTAATTAACTGAGAGTGTGCATGGCCACAGCTGTGTGCTACAGCCAGCTGAGCAGTCTGGCCAAGTCCTTGAGGAGGCAAGACACTGAGAAAGACTAAACACAAATGAAAGGAGGAACACATACTGTAACATCAGCACTTCCATCACTTTGTTGTCTCGCAAACTCTATTTTTCACAGTATCCATCATTTTCCATCAGGCAGAATAAAACCTCCTACCAACAACCAAAATAACTTTGAATTGGTTGCCAGTTGCATTGGTAGAGTGACTGTAACAAATATGTGGGCCAACTGACTTGTAGCAGGTGCTTAAAGGCATGTGGTGGCTTACAGTGGTGTTGGTATGCTTGTGATGCTTGAATGGATTTATGAAGCTATTAAGAAATCCTCCTAAGGTATTCTGGCACACatctgctcctctgctctccttcctctctgcaGCAAATTGGCACCACAAGTGATTACAAGGTTTCTATGGCCATCAGCTTTAATTTGGAGCTctgggaaagtgtgtgtgtgtgtgtgtgtgtgtgtgtgtgtgtgtgtttgtgtgtgtgtgtgtgtgtgtgtgtgtgtgtgtgtgtgtgtgtgtgtgtgtgtgtgtgtgtgtgtgtgtgtgtgtgtgtgtgtgtgtgtgtgtgtgtgttgaggccTGTCTGTAGAAGCCTTTTGCTGCTTGGGCCTGAATAATTAGCTTGAGCCATTAAGACACTCTTAGCTGGTTTTCTTGTCTTTAAATGTTTGAATTTATAAGGAACAAGAACTTGACTGTTTCTTCACATATTACGTCCCACTTATACATAAACATAAGCTATGTCCCAATCGCATACAACATACTAATTCTAAGCAGGTGTTGAGCATGTAGTGTGTTCACACTGGACAAATTACAAAGttaaatacacaaaacagtCACTATGCATACTACACATGCATGGTTTTTGACTGTCTTGTTGATGCATACTAATACGATGCACAGAAGAAATAGTTGAAGAGTTGCTCACAGCTCTGTTGAAAAACAAAGTATTCAATCCTTGGTATAACATTTAGCTTTGTCATTCCAACAGTACAGTATTGCACACATATTCAGGCACACGTATTGTTTCATTTCCCTGAAAACTAACTGCAAATACAGTATACCAAGACAAATACTCTCaaactttttaaaataatgtacccctttttgaaatatttttttttaaatttgcgCTGCAACTGTTTAGGCTTAACAACAACcgtgtaactgaaaaacaatgaaatgctaGCCTTCATTCCAAATGTTTAGGACCCATCAccaaattcattcattattatagtataattattttaagaATTGTGCATGAAGAAAAATCTCACGTACCGCCTGCAGTACTCCAGAGAAACACTGCAGTAGTACTGTACCCAATGAGTGTGTAGTATGGAATTGGGACACATGCCACTGCCTCTATCCATTCTTTCAGAAATTACAGTAAAGGGTCAGTCAGGGTAAAGCCCTTTTGCACttgcagtgccttgctcaggagCACCTTCCCGAAATTGATTTGAACACCAGTAACACTCTATAGTTGTCAACTCGCATCTAGACTACACCCACCTATCAGTGGAGGGCTGCCCTGTGGTACTGctcggctttttttttttatctctaccTGCCCTCATTACATTTAAAGTTGTGGTGTACTgcctttattctttttttcatttgtctAAATTTACTATAGGCCTTTTAATTTGACCTTATTGATATTGTGCCATATAATTGGCCCTTATCAGTAAAGCCATAGgtagaacccccccccccccccctatcaTTTCTGGAGGTCAAATGATGATTACACTGAATTATGAAATGCTTCTAGCTAAATCCTGTTTCAAATGAGATCCTGTTATAATGGGCTAGCTTCTCAATCCCTGTAATTGCAAGTTCACAAAAAAATTCATTTTACACCCCTTGCACATTCATTGACCATGATGGTTTAATTAACAAGGTCCCTTTTAGATATTTGAGACGGAGAGATTAATGTATTCAATTTGTTTACACGCCCAGTGGTTTCATACTATTGAGACTAATTGCACGGTGTCAGAGGCTCTATCTCCTCGTTGAGGCATGGGACCTTGTCATTTAGTGCTCGTCTGCCTTTATGAAGAGCTGTCCCTGAGAAAATATTCAGCTCTGACCTTTCAGAATCAAGATTTGAATTTGGAGCGCTTTAATAAAGAGCCAGGGAAGCCAAATTGCATCAAAAGATTGTTGCTCAAATGGGCGGTGGGCCTGTAAGAGAGAGGATGACAACGACAACCAAAACCATTTCTGGAATTTTTAAATAATGGATGTTTGACATTGATCAAGCGATAGCAGTTGGTGCTTTGCATATGCATTTTGTAGACCTATGTTTGGGGAtctattttgattaattaacaaACCAGTTTGCAGCTGGGGAATCATAAATCTTGATTGTGCAATGTCAGCAAATTGTTTTTGGACAGGGTTTGTTTACAAAGTTGCTGAGGGCAAATCTGACCACTGATAGCTGATATTAATTAATGTTCCACATTGTCTCATTTCAGTAGTTCCAACAGCAATTAAATGCACCAACAATGGAACATTCTCCTGTGATTAATTAAGGCATAAAATTATCGAGTCTGCGTCTCTGACTGGAGGATGGTTAATTATTTATAGTTAAATTAAGCCACAGCTCCATGTCTGATGGAAAGTACTGCTCAACCCGCTCGCCATTTTTGTATTTCTCTTTTGCATTTTGTAGATGTTATGACTTCTTTCATTTCACGGTAACATTATTGCATTAAAAGCAATCACACGTGTTCAATTATTTCATAAGACGTTGACCTTTATGGCACGATAAAAACTACCAACAGAGAAATTGAAATTGAGGTGACAGAGAAGCTCAAAGATGTATCATTATATTttcaatgtgtttgtttttaaggGGAAAGGGAGTAAAGGAATTAATTTGAATTTCATAAACAGCATCATAAACCAAAGCTGGCACAAGAAGATAAAGCTTTGGAAGGATGAACACATTTGACCTTCCTTCTGAACATGCCATCAATACAAAGATAGATGTgcagcttatatatatatatatatatatatatatatatatatatatatatatatatatatatatactatatgacTGTCATCACTGAGGCGTTTTATCATGTCATCGTCAGGTACTGTTTGCTCTCCTGTCTTATTGGATAAAAACGGCAGTTTC
The genomic region above belongs to Sander lucioperca isolate FBNREF2018 chromosome 12, SLUC_FBN_1.2, whole genome shotgun sequence and contains:
- the LOC116043703 gene encoding solute carrier family 26 member 9, which codes for MNQDRPRYVIDRPAYNLPDFDREFDKKSRQFPVGEKVKKLFRCSVLRLKGLLFRHLPVLSWLPKYKVKDNLLCDVISGVSASTIQVPQGMAFALLASLPPVNGLYSSFFPLIPYFFMGTAHQMVPGTFAVLSIMVGIVCLRLAPESDFSHFNATLNSTIVDTDQMNEVRLGISGTLACLTAIIQIGLGFMQFGFVAIYLSESFVRGFMTAAGLQILISVLKYIFGIQMPPYSGPLAVIYTLVDIIRSLPDTNIASLVFALVSSIVLIVVKELSARYRHKLPFPIPMEIIIVVVATAISGPLHLPEIYHMDIVGEIPLGFPAPILPTVNQWEDMLSTAFSLAIVGYVINLAMGRTLAAKHGYDVDPNQEMLALGCSNFLGSFFKIHVICCALSVTLAVDNAGGTSQFASLCVMLVVMVTMLALGAFLKPLPKSVLGALIAVNLKNTLLQLSDPYYLWKKSKLDCCVWVVSFLATFFLSLPYGVAIGVGFSILVVIFKTQFRNGSAMVQIMDTDIYKNPKVYSKVVSITGVKIVNYCSPLYFANAEIFRQRVIKKTGLDPGKLILARRKFLEKEQKQKTKEEKKENETRKRKPSSLANMKTISQLELQIDFEMNDGSASKPEPPTSYVNFHSSDIELGEQAPDQEPPSPTLVSQPMPFHTLILDLAGVCFIDLMGIKVLIKMNSSYTMLGIKLYLANVQAPVYEELENGGAFDDGNIARSNLFLSVHDAIVFAQQTTEERRVSPKAERARQELAFNINEKKDLEQEMF